The following are encoded in a window of Citrobacter freundii genomic DNA:
- the rpmD gene encoding 50S ribosomal protein L30: MAKTIKITQTRSAIGRLPKHKATLLGLGLRRIGHTVEREDTPAVRGMVNAVSFMVKVEE, from the coding sequence ATGGCAAAGACTATTAAAATTACTCAAACCCGCAGTGCAATCGGTCGTCTGCCGAAACACAAGGCAACGCTGCTTGGCCTGGGTCTGCGTCGTATTGGTCACACCGTAGAACGCGAGGATACTCCTGCTGTTCGTGGTATGGTCAACGCGGTTTCCTTCATGGTTAAAGTTGAGGAGTAA
- the rplO gene encoding 50S ribosomal protein L15, with protein sequence MRLNTLSPAEGSKKAARRLGRGIGSGLGKTGGRGHKGQKSRSGGGVRRGFEGGQMPLYRRLPKFGFTSRKSAITAEVRLSDLAKVEGGVVDLNTLKAANIIGIQIEFAKVILAGEVTTPVTVRGLRVTKGARAAIEAAGGKIEE encoded by the coding sequence ATGCGTTTAAATACTCTGTCTCCGGCCGAAGGCTCTAAAAAAGCGGCTCGCCGCCTGGGTCGTGGTATCGGTTCTGGCCTCGGTAAAACCGGTGGTCGTGGTCACAAAGGTCAGAAGTCTCGTTCTGGCGGTGGCGTACGTCGCGGGTTCGAAGGTGGTCAGATGCCTCTGTACCGTCGTCTGCCGAAATTCGGCTTCACTTCACGTAAATCAGCGATCACAGCCGAAGTTCGTCTGTCTGACCTGGCTAAAGTTGAAGGCGGTGTTGTAGACCTGAATACGCTGAAAGCAGCAAACATTATCGGTATCCAGATCGAGTTCGCGAAAGTGATCCTGGCTGGTGAAGTCACTACTCCGGTAACTGTTCGTGGCCTGCGTGTTACTAAAGGCGCTCGTGCTGCTATCGAAGCTGCTGGCGGTAAAATCGAGGAATAA